The Caldisericum exile AZM16c01 region GGAAACTCAAGAATAAAATCTTCTAATGTTGGTCTAAACTGTTTAACAAATATAAAATTACCTTCATAAAAAGGGACAACGACAGAAGCATTTCCTCCATAAGTTACGACTTCTCTTACCCACGTGCTTCCATCTGTATTTTCAACTTCTTTCTCGACAATAGAAAGCAATTTTCCCTTAAATACAGTTTTTCTCCTTAAAACCTTCATTATTCGGTTAATGTCCTCGGATGATATCTTTAATCTTCAGAAGCCTTGAAATGTTCTCCCGATCCATCTCCTCCAATTTGCCCTCAATAAACTTTATTGTTTCCTCAAGATTTGGGATCATTACGTACTCAAGGGCATTTACTCTTCTTCTTACCTTTGCAACCTCAAGTGCAATGGAATATAGTTCCTGTTCAATAGAAGCAAGTTCAATAATTCTTTCTATGAGTTTGAGAATTTCAAGAAACGTATAATCAAGCATCACTGGTGTTAAAGAATAAGGATACGCAATAGGCGAACCACTTGTTTTTTCTAAAAATGTTGGATATTTAACATTCATTACATTCACAAGTTTATAGGATAAATCAATCTTAAAATTACTCCCTTCTAAAAGGGA contains the following coding sequences:
- a CDS encoding V-type ATP synthase subunit D produces the protein MLLNVNPTRMELLRLKERLVLAKRGHKLLKDKLEGLMKNFLDVSKRYVELRKDFDEKFVLALKKFEISTQDINEEVLDSLLEGSNFKIDLSYKLVNVMNVKYPTFLEKTSGSPIAYPYSLTPVMLDYTFLEILKLIERIIELASIEQELYSIALEVAKVRRRVNALEYVMIPNLEETIKFIEGKLEEMDRENISRLLKIKDIIRGH